The proteins below are encoded in one region of Mycobacterium shinjukuense:
- a CDS encoding TetR/AcrR family transcriptional regulator: MQQPRTNREKLLDGALACLRDRGYGNTSSRDIARAAGVNVASINYHFGSKEALLDDALGRCFSTWNRRVQEAFDRSAAAGGYGRIRAVLEATIDSFEEIRPAVYACVESYAPALRSEVLRERLAAGYADVRQHSVELARAALEGTEVEPPESLPTIVSVLMAVIDGLMIQWIADPSATPRSAEVLQALADIGAVVASP; this comes from the coding sequence GTGCAACAACCACGCACAAACCGCGAGAAACTGCTGGACGGCGCTCTGGCGTGCCTGCGGGACCGCGGTTACGGCAACACCAGCTCGCGCGACATCGCGCGCGCCGCAGGGGTGAACGTCGCATCGATCAACTACCACTTCGGGAGCAAGGAGGCGCTGCTCGACGACGCGCTCGGCCGGTGCTTTTCCACCTGGAACCGCCGCGTCCAGGAGGCATTCGACCGGTCCGCAGCCGCCGGTGGGTACGGACGGATCCGGGCCGTTCTGGAGGCCACCATTGATTCGTTCGAAGAGATCCGTCCCGCCGTCTACGCGTGCGTCGAATCGTACGCGCCGGCGCTGCGCTCGGAGGTGCTGCGGGAACGCCTCGCCGCCGGATACGCCGATGTGCGGCAACATTCAGTCGAGCTGGCCCGGGCCGCTCTCGAAGGCACCGAGGTGGAACCACCCGAAAGCCTGCCGACCATTGTCTCGGTGCTGATGGCCGTCATCGATGGCCTCATGATCCAGTGGATCGCCGACCCATCCGCCACCCCGCGATCGGCCGAGGTCCTTCAAGCGCTGGCCGACATCGGCGCAGTCGTCGCGTCGCCCTGA
- a CDS encoding class I SAM-dependent methyltransferase, with protein MPVTAAARRYLSSQAARPRGAFGRLLGRIWRTETAGVNRVALELLAPAPGERICEIGFGPGRTLGLLAGAGAEVIGVEVSATMLAVAARYNAKSIAAGLISLRRGDGIRLPIADHSLDKVLSVHNFYFWPDPRTSLHDIARALRPGGRLVLTSLSDDRPLAARFDPAIYRLPTTGETTAWLRAAGFIDVCITRRSACESTVWFTATAT; from the coding sequence ATGCCCGTCACCGCTGCCGCCCGCCGTTACCTGTCGAGTCAGGCCGCCAGGCCAAGGGGCGCATTCGGTCGCCTGTTGGGGCGGATCTGGCGAACGGAGACCGCCGGAGTCAACCGCGTGGCCCTCGAACTTCTGGCGCCGGCACCGGGCGAGCGCATCTGCGAGATCGGCTTTGGCCCCGGCCGAACCCTTGGGCTGCTGGCTGGAGCCGGCGCCGAGGTCATCGGTGTCGAGGTGTCGGCGACCATGCTGGCAGTCGCCGCGCGCTACAACGCGAAATCCATTGCCGCCGGCCTGATCTCGCTCCGTCGTGGCGATGGAATTCGGCTGCCGATTGCCGACCACAGCCTTGACAAGGTCCTGAGCGTGCACAACTTCTATTTCTGGCCGGATCCCCGGACCAGCCTGCACGACATCGCCCGGGCATTGCGGCCAGGCGGTCGACTCGTCCTGACATCCCTATCCGATGACAGACCGCTCGCCGCGCGTTTCGACCCCGCGATCTATCGCCTACCGACCACCGGCGAGACCACGGCGTGGCTTCGCGCTGCGGGCTTCATCGACGTCTGCATCACACGCAGGTCGGCGTGTGAGTCCACCGTGTGGTTCACGGCGACCGCGACATGA
- a CDS encoding cytochrome P450, with protein MTATLPPGPRLPRYVQSVLYLKFREWFLPAMHRRYGDVFSLRVPPYADNLVVYTRPEHIKEIFAADPRTLHAGEGNQILGFVMGEHSVLMTDEAEHSRIRSLLMPAFTRAALRGYRDMIESVAREHIARWPVGANVTALDCMNALTLDVILRVVFGVTDPKVKAELTSRLQDIINIHPMILAGLPYPVLKHVNPWKRFFDNQHRIDDILYHEIASRRAISDLAARADVLSRLLQTRDTSTTALTDAELRDQLITLLLAGHETTAAALSWTLWELAQAPDIQGQVVSAAVDGDDAFLEAVLKEGMRRHTVIASTARKLTTPTEIGGWRLPAGTVVNTSILLAHANEEAHPNPTEFRPSRFLDGSVAPNTWLPFGGGVRRCLGVGFALTEGVVILREIFRRFTITAAGPNSRETPLVRNITTVPKHGAQLRLTPQCDRATV; from the coding sequence GTGACGGCCACCTTGCCACCCGGGCCGCGGCTACCCCGCTATGTGCAAAGCGTGCTGTACCTCAAGTTCCGAGAATGGTTCCTGCCGGCCATGCACCGCCGGTACGGGGATGTGTTCTCGCTGCGGGTGCCCCCCTATGCCGACAACCTTGTGGTCTATACCCGCCCCGAACACATCAAAGAGATCTTCGCGGCCGACCCGAGGACGCTGCACGCCGGCGAAGGCAACCAGATCCTTGGGTTTGTGATGGGTGAGCACTCCGTGCTGATGACTGACGAAGCCGAACATTCCCGGATCCGGTCACTGCTGATGCCGGCATTCACCCGGGCCGCGCTGCGCGGATACCGCGACATGATCGAATCCGTTGCGCGGGAGCACATCGCGCGCTGGCCGGTCGGCGCCAACGTCACTGCCCTTGACTGCATGAACGCGCTCACCCTGGACGTCATCCTGCGCGTCGTTTTCGGTGTCACCGACCCAAAGGTCAAGGCGGAGTTGACCAGTCGTCTGCAAGACATCATCAACATCCATCCCATGATCCTGGCCGGGCTTCCGTATCCGGTCCTCAAACACGTGAACCCATGGAAGCGTTTCTTCGACAACCAACACCGGATCGACGACATTCTCTATCACGAAATTGCCTCACGCCGAGCCATTTCCGATCTTGCGGCCCGTGCCGACGTGTTGTCCAGACTCCTGCAAACCAGGGACACGTCCACGACCGCGTTGACCGATGCCGAACTTCGCGACCAGCTCATCACCCTCCTGCTGGCCGGCCATGAGACAACCGCCGCGGCGTTGTCCTGGACGCTGTGGGAACTCGCCCAGGCCCCCGATATCCAAGGCCAGGTCGTCTCGGCAGCCGTCGACGGTGACGACGCATTCCTGGAGGCGGTCCTGAAAGAAGGGATGCGCAGGCACACGGTGATCGCTTCCACGGCTCGAAAGCTCACCACCCCCACCGAGATCGGCGGCTGGCGGCTGCCAGCCGGGACGGTGGTCAACACGTCGATCCTGCTAGCCCATGCCAACGAGGAAGCGCACCCCAACCCCACAGAGTTTCGTCCAAGCCGGTTCCTCGACGGCAGCGTGGCACCAAACACGTGGCTCCCCTTTGGTGGCGGCGTGCGCCGGTGCCTCGGCGTCGGGTTCGCACTCACCGAGGGTGTCGTCATCCTGCGCGAGATTTTCCGCCGATTCACCATCACCGCCGCCGGACCGAACAGCCGCGAGACCCCGCTGGTCCGCAACATCACCACCGTCCCCAAACATGGCGCGCAGCTACGGCTTACCCCACAGTGCGACCGGGCAACGGTCTAG